Sequence from the Pseudomonas sp. LS.1a genome:
ATCGCTGGCCTACCTGCGTGGTGACGATATCCGCAACAAGTCGGGCAACGGCACCTACAACGAGTGGGAACGTGACGCACGCGTCGACTACACCATTCAGCAAGGCACCTTCAAAGGCTTGGGCTTCAGCCTGCGTCAAGGCGTCTACCGTGGTAGCGGCGAGAGCAGCTCTGACCAGGATCAGGCACGCTTCATCGTGAACTACACTTACGCCTTCATGTAAGTTCCAGCGTTACCAAAAGAGCCTCGCCTAGTGCGAGGCTTTTTTGTACCTGCGATTTAGTATGACCAATGGTTATAAATAAATCAGTATTTATTCTTTTTATTTTTAATCGAATGCAGGCACATTGAACCCACACGGTACAGAACCCAGCACAGGAGCCGCAGCCCATGAGCCTTAAACTCGGCGATATCGCCCCCGATTTCGAACAGGATTCCAGCGAAGGCAAAATCCGCTTCCACGAGTGGCTGGGCAACAGCTGGGGGGTGTTGTTCTCCCATCCGGCCGACTTCACCCCGGTGTGCACCACCGAGCTGGGGCTGACCGCCAAGCTCAAGGACGATTTCGCCAAACGCGGGGTCAAGGCCATTGCCCTGTCGGTGGACCCGGTCGATTCGCACCACCGCTGGATCGATGACATCAACGAAACCCAGAACACCGTGGTCAACTTCCCGATCATTGCCGACGCCGACCGCAAGGTGTCCGACCTGTACGACCTGATCCACCCGAACGCCAGCGACACCCTGACCGTGCGCTCGCTGTTTGTCATCGACCCGAACAAGAAGGTGCGCCTGACCATCACCTACCCGGCCAGTACCGGGCGCAACTTCAACGAAATCCTGCGGGTGATCGACTCGCTGCAGTTGACCGACAACCACAAGGTCGCCACGCCAGGTAACTGGCAGGACGGTGACGACGTGGTGATCGTGCCCTCGCTGAAGGACGAGGAAGAGATCAGGCAGCGCTTCCCCAAAGGTTACCGGGCGGTCAAACCCTATCTGCGGCTGACCCCGCAGCCTAATCGTTAAAGGATTCCTCGTTGCATTGCTCTTAGCCAAGCAGGGATATTCGGGCCGTTTCGACGGCCCTTTTTTATGCCTGCTGAAACCCCGCATGGCCCTCTTCGCGGGTAAACCCGCTCCCACAGCGATAGCGCAAGTCTCAGGCCTTGTGCGGTCCCTGTGGGAGCGGGTTCACCCGCGAAAGGGCCGGCATGGGGAATTGATTAAAATGGAATAAACAAATGAAAAAATATGATTTCTAGATATATGTGGCGGCTGTTAATGTCACCTCCAACAAAACACAAGGAAGCGCTGCAATGCTGGTCGTCTCAATCGGTGGTAGCCCCAGTACCCGTTCACGCTCCGGCGTGCTGCTGGAGCGTTCGCGCCAGTGGCTGCAGGACCGTGGCGTCGAGGTGGTGACGTTCCAGGTACGTGACTTTCCCGCCGAAGACCTGCTGCATGCCCGTTTCGACAGCCCGCAGGTGCAGCACTTCCAGCAGCTGGTGGCCCAGGCCGATGGCCTTATCGTCGCCACGCCGGTGTACAAGGCCTCGTTCGCCGGGGCCCTGAAAACCTTGCTCGACCTGCTGCCCGAACGCGCCCTGGCACACAAGATCGTGTTGCCGATCGCCACCGGCGGCAGCATCGCCCACATGCTGGCGGTGGATTACGCACTGAAGCCCGTGCTGTCGGCACTCAAGGCGCAGGAGACCCTGCAAGGGATCTTCGCCGACGACAGCCAGGTCGCCTACGCAGAAGGCACCAGGCCCGCGCAGCTGGTAGCAGCGCTGGAAGAACGCCTGCACGACGCGCTGGAAACCTTCCACGTTGCCCTGGCCCGCCGGCCGCGCCCCGTGGCCCCCGGCGTATTGAACGAACGTCTGATCAGCGCTCGCTGGAGCATCTGACCGGCTCAACCCGCTTCACCACCTTACTCGCCCGACAACGAGGCAAGCAGGTGCAACCCGAACCTACTCGCACAGGAGAGCGCCATGCGCACAGTCTTCTTGCGTCGCGGTCTGGTCGCCCTGTTTGCGGCGGCTGTGTCCTTCGGCGCCATCACCCAAGCCCAGGCCGAGAGCCTGCGTATCGGTTACCAGAAATACGGCACCCTGGTGCTGCTCAAGGCCAAAGGCACGCTGGAAAAGCGCCTGGCCGAGCAGGGCGTGCAGGTGCAATGGACCGAGTTCCCCGGCGGCCCGCAACTGCTTGAAGGGCTGAACGTCGGCTCCATCGATTTTGGTGTCACTGGCGAAACCCCACCGGTGTTCGCCCAGGCCGCCGGTGCCGACCTGCTGTACGTCGCGTACGAACCGCCAGCGCCGCACAGCGAGGCGATCCTGGTGCCGAAGGGCTCGCCGATCCAGTCGGTCAAAGACCTCAAGGGCAAGAAAGTCGCCCTCAACAAAGGCTCCAACGTTCACTACCTGCTGGTTCGCGCCCTGGAAGACGCAGGCCTGAAATACAGCGACATCCAGCCGGTGTACCTGCCCCCGGCCGATGCCCGCGCGGCCTTCGAGCGTGGCAGCGTGGATGCCTGGGTGATCTGGGACCCGTACCAGGCTGCCGCCGAGAAACAGCTGCAGGCTCATACCCTGCGCGACGGCAAGGGCCTGGTCGACAACCATCAGTTCTACCTGGCCACCCGCAACTACGCGACCCAGCACCCGGCGGTGATCAACACCCTGATCGAAGAAGTGCGCGCCGTGGGTGAATGGTCCCGGGCCAACCCGCAGGAAGTAACCGACCAGGTCGCGCCGCTGCTCGGCCTGCCCACCGACATCACCCTGACCTCGGTCAAGCGCCAGGGCTACGGTGCCGCGCCGCTCACCGCCGACGTGGTGGCCGCGCAGCAGAAGATTGCCGACACGTTCCAGGCGCTGAAGCTGATTCCCAAGCCGCTGAGCATCAAGGACGTGATCTGGACACCCCCGGCCAAGGTCGCCAGTGCGCCTTGATTGATTTGCCTACGCCGGGGCGCCGCCCTGGCTGAGCCCCCCTTGAGGAGACAACTCCAATGAGCCTTAACATTTTCTGGTTCCTCCCTACCCATGGTGACGGCAAGTACCTGGGCACTTCCGAGGGCGCCCGCGCCGTCGACCACGGCTACCTGCAGCAGATCGCCCAGGCAGCCGACCGGCTCGGCTTTGGTGGTGTGCTGATCCCTACCGGGCGTTCCTGCGAGGACTCCTGGCTGGTCGCGGCATCGCTGATCCCGGTGACCCAGCGCCTGAAGTTCCTGGTAGCCCTGCGCCCCGGGATCATTTCGCCGACCGTGGCGGCACGCCAGGCGGCAACCCTTGATCGCCTGTCCAACGGCCGCGCGCTGTTCAACCTGGTGACCGGTGGCGACCCGGACGAGTTGGCCGGTGACGGCCTGCACCTGAACCATCAGGAACGTTATGAAGCCTCTGTTGAGTTCACCCGTATCTGGCGCAAGGTGCTGGAAGGCGAGGTCGTCGACTACGACGGCAAGCACATCCAGGTGAAGGGTGCCAAACTGCTCTACCCGCCGATCCAGCAACCACGCCCGCCACTGTATTTCGGCGGTTCCTCCGAAGCCGCACAGGACCTGGCCGCCGAGCAGGTCGAGCTGTACCTGACCTGGGGCGAGCCGCCGAGCGCGGTCGCCGAAAAAATCGCCCAGGTGCGTGAGAAAGCCGCTGCCCAGGGCCGCGAAGTGCGCTTCGGCATCCGCCTGCACGTGATCGTGCGGGAAACCAACGAAGAGGCCTGGGCCGCTGCCGACAAGCTGATCTCGCATCTGGACGACGACACCATCGCTCGCGCCCAGGCCTCGCTCGCGCGCTTCGACTCGGTCGGCCAGCAACGCATGGCCGCCCTGCACAACGGCAACCGTGACAAGCTGGAAGTCAGCCCCAACCTGTGGGCCGGTGTCGGCCTGGTACGTGGCGGTGCCGGCACCGCACTGGTCGGCGATGGCCCGACCGTGGCAGCACGGGTCAAGGAATACGCCGAGCTGGGCATCGATACCTTCATCTTCTCCGGTTACCCGCACCTTGAAGAGTCGTACCGGGTGGCCGAGCTGCTGTTCCCGCACCTGGATGTGCAACGTCCGGAGCAAGCCAAGACCGGCGGGTATGTGAGCCCGTTTGGCGAAATGGTGGCCAACGACATCCTGCCCAAGTCCGTCGCGCAGAGCTGAGGGCCAGGCCATGAGTCGTGCAACTTCCAACAACCTTGGCCAGCGCCTGGCGCCATGGGCGCTGCCGGTACTGCTGCTGGCCGCCTGGCAGCTGGCGGTCAGCGCCGGTTGGCTGTCGACGCGCATCCTGCCGGCGCCCAGCGCCGTGGTCAGCGCCGGCGTGGAGCTGGTGCGCAGTGGCGAGATCTGGACCCACCTGGCCATCAGTGGCTGGCGTGCCGGGCTGGGCTTTGTCATCGGCGGCAGCATCGGCCTGGTGCTGGGCTTCATCACCGGCCTGTCGAACTGGGGTGAACGCCTGCTCGACAGCTCGGTGCAGATGATCCGTAACGTGCCACACCTGGCGCTGATCCCGCTGGTGATCCTGTGGTTCGGTATCGACGAGTCGGCAAAGATCTTCCTGGTCGCGCTGGGCACGCTGTTCCCGATCTACCTGAACACCTACCACGGCATCCGCAACGTTGACCCGGCGCTGGTGGAAATGGCGCGCAGCTACGGCCTGTCCGGCTTCGGGCTGTTCCGTCAGGTGATCCTGCCCGGGGCACTGCCTTCGATCCTGGTCGGCGTGCGTTTTGCCCTGGGTTTCATGTGGCTGACCCTGATCGTTGCCGAAACCATTTCGGCCAACGCCGGCATTGGTTACCTGGCAATGAACGCTCGTGAATTCCTGCAGACCGACGTGGTGGTACTGGCCATCGTCCTGTATGCCGTGCTCGGCAAGCTTGCCGACCTTGCTGCCCGCGGCCTGGAGCGTGTGTGGCTGCGCTGGCACCCGGCCTATCAAGTAGCCAGGAAGGAGGGCGCATGACCGTGCTCAAGGAACAGCCGCCACGCCTGCTGCGTGGCATCCCGCTGGCGTCCAGCGGCCTGCGCAAGACCTTTGGCCAGCGCGAAGTGCTCAAGGGCATCGAGCTGCACATTCCGGCCGGCCAGTTTGTCGCCATCGTCGGCCGCAGTGGCTGCGGCAAGAGCACCTTGCTGCGCCTGCTGGCTGGTCTCGACCAGCCCACTGCAGGCCAGTTGCTGGCCGGAGCTGCACCGCTGGAACAGGCCCGCGAAGAGACCCGCCTGATGTTCCAGGACGCGCGCCTGCTGCCGTGGAAGAAAGTGATCGACAACGTTGGCCTGGGCCTGTCTGGCGACTGGCGCCCGCGTGCGCTGGAAGCGTTGGAGTCGGTTGGCCTGGCCGACCGCGCCAATGAATGGCCGGCGGCACTCTCGGGTGGCCAGAAGCAGCGCGTCGCCTTGGCCCGGGCGCTGATCCACCAGCCGCGCCTTTTGCTGCTGGACGAGCCGCTCGGGGCGCTGGATGCATTGACCCGTATCGAGATGCAGCAACTGATCGAACGCCTGTGGCGTCAGCACGGCTTCACCG
This genomic interval carries:
- the ssuC gene encoding aliphatic sulfonate ABC transporter permease SsuC; amino-acid sequence: MSRATSNNLGQRLAPWALPVLLLAAWQLAVSAGWLSTRILPAPSAVVSAGVELVRSGEIWTHLAISGWRAGLGFVIGGSIGLVLGFITGLSNWGERLLDSSVQMIRNVPHLALIPLVILWFGIDESAKIFLVALGTLFPIYLNTYHGIRNVDPALVEMARSYGLSGFGLFRQVILPGALPSILVGVRFALGFMWLTLIVAETISANAGIGYLAMNAREFLQTDVVVLAIVLYAVLGKLADLAARGLERVWLRWHPAYQVARKEGA
- the ssuD gene encoding FMNH2-dependent alkanesulfonate monooxygenase is translated as MSLNIFWFLPTHGDGKYLGTSEGARAVDHGYLQQIAQAADRLGFGGVLIPTGRSCEDSWLVAASLIPVTQRLKFLVALRPGIISPTVAARQAATLDRLSNGRALFNLVTGGDPDELAGDGLHLNHQERYEASVEFTRIWRKVLEGEVVDYDGKHIQVKGAKLLYPPIQQPRPPLYFGGSSEAAQDLAAEQVELYLTWGEPPSAVAEKIAQVREKAAAQGREVRFGIRLHVIVRETNEEAWAAADKLISHLDDDTIARAQASLARFDSVGQQRMAALHNGNRDKLEVSPNLWAGVGLVRGGAGTALVGDGPTVAARVKEYAELGIDTFIFSGYPHLEESYRVAELLFPHLDVQRPEQAKTGGYVSPFGEMVANDILPKSVAQS
- a CDS encoding peroxiredoxin — its product is MSLKLGDIAPDFEQDSSEGKIRFHEWLGNSWGVLFSHPADFTPVCTTELGLTAKLKDDFAKRGVKAIALSVDPVDSHHRWIDDINETQNTVVNFPIIADADRKVSDLYDLIHPNASDTLTVRSLFVIDPNKKVRLTITYPASTGRNFNEILRVIDSLQLTDNHKVATPGNWQDGDDVVIVPSLKDEEEIRQRFPKGYRAVKPYLRLTPQPNR
- a CDS encoding sulfonate ABC transporter substrate-binding protein, whose product is MRTVFLRRGLVALFAAAVSFGAITQAQAESLRIGYQKYGTLVLLKAKGTLEKRLAEQGVQVQWTEFPGGPQLLEGLNVGSIDFGVTGETPPVFAQAAGADLLYVAYEPPAPHSEAILVPKGSPIQSVKDLKGKKVALNKGSNVHYLLVRALEDAGLKYSDIQPVYLPPADARAAFERGSVDAWVIWDPYQAAAEKQLQAHTLRDGKGLVDNHQFYLATRNYATQHPAVINTLIEEVRAVGEWSRANPQEVTDQVAPLLGLPTDITLTSVKRQGYGAAPLTADVVAAQQKIADTFQALKLIPKPLSIKDVIWTPPAKVASAP
- the ssuE gene encoding NADPH-dependent FMN reductase, which gives rise to MLVVSIGGSPSTRSRSGVLLERSRQWLQDRGVEVVTFQVRDFPAEDLLHARFDSPQVQHFQQLVAQADGLIVATPVYKASFAGALKTLLDLLPERALAHKIVLPIATGGSIAHMLAVDYALKPVLSALKAQETLQGIFADDSQVAYAEGTRPAQLVAALEERLHDALETFHVALARRPRPVAPGVLNERLISARWSI
- the ssuB gene encoding aliphatic sulfonates ABC transporter ATP-binding protein, with protein sequence MTVLKEQPPRLLRGIPLASSGLRKTFGQREVLKGIELHIPAGQFVAIVGRSGCGKSTLLRLLAGLDQPTAGQLLAGAAPLEQAREETRLMFQDARLLPWKKVIDNVGLGLSGDWRPRALEALESVGLADRANEWPAALSGGQKQRVALARALIHQPRLLLLDEPLGALDALTRIEMQQLIERLWRQHGFTVLLVTHDVSEAVAVADRVILIEDGEVGLDLTVDLARPRARGSHRLAALESEVLNRVLSAPGAAPEPDPVAPLPTQLRWAH